One window from the genome of Oncorhynchus kisutch isolate 150728-3 linkage group LG21, Okis_V2, whole genome shotgun sequence encodes:
- the LOC109866418 gene encoding zinc finger protein 239-like isoform X2: MTVTCKKEETRFLVPVSQKHLKASNGSNDELSCKMVLRNRALINTRERLDYRGSSGEPQQPHDAEEAEKSLSKSEHLKKHLQRSTGKRTHCCSDCGKRFTSSSAIKIHQRIHTGEKSFSCTQCGMIFTRSTSLISHQRTHTGEKPYSCDQCGKSFTTSSYLIVHQRTHTGEKPYSCGQCGKSFGQSSYLTVHQRIHTGEKPYSCGHCGKSFTDSSNLTLHQRTHTGEKPYSCGHCGKSFGQSSDLTVHQRTHTGEKPYSCDQCGKSFTASSNLTLHQRTHTGEKPYSCGHCGKSFGQSSDLTVHQRTHTGEKPYSCDQCGKSFGRSGQLTVHKRTHT; the protein is encoded by the exons atgactGTCACATGCAAAAAGGAGGAAACTAGATTTCTGGTCCCTGTTTctcaaaagcatcttaaggcatcCAATGGTTCTAATGATGAACTTAGCTGTAAGATGGTTTTGAGAAACCGGgccctgattaacacta gagagagacttgactatcgtggatcctctggggagcctcaacaacctcatgatgctgaagaggcagagaagagtctctccaaatcagaacacctcaagaaacacctgcagagatccacagggaagagaactcactgctgctctgactgtgggaagagattcacctcCTCATCAGCCATTAAAATTCATCAGAggatccacacaggagagaaatcttttagctgtactcaatgtgggatgATTTTTACTCGTTCAACcagcctgatatcacaccagagaacacacacaggagagaaaccttatagctgtgatcaatgtgggaagagttttactacatctagctatCTAATTgtgcaccagagaacacacacaggagagaaaccttatagctgtggtcaatgtgggaagagttttggtcaATCTAGCTATCTGACAgtgcaccagagaatacacacaggagaaaaacccTATAGCTGTGgtcactgtgggaagagttttactgaTTCTAGCAatctgactctacaccagagaactcacacaggagagaaaccttatagctgtggtcattgtgggaagagttttggtcaGTCTAGCGATCTGACTgtgcaccagagaacacacacaggagagaaaccttatagctgtgatcaatgtgggaagagttttactgcATCTAGCAatctgactctacaccagagaacgcacacaggagagaaaccttatagctgtggtcattgtgggaagagttttggtcaATCTAGTGATCTGACAgtgcaccagagaacacacacaggagagaaaccttatagctgtgatcaatgtgggaagagttttggtcgATCTGGGCAGCTGACTGtacacaagagaacacacacatga
- the LOC109866418 gene encoding zinc finger protein 664-like isoform X1: protein MNSLRFSPPATEEEVCWTEKGLWLNVVVKEEEEEEDVAVKQVEGETVTVKEEEKDVSVKEEEDAFRVKEEDGEMTVTCKKEETRFLVPVSQKHLKASNGSNDELSCKMVLRNRALINTRERLDYRGSSGEPQQPHDAEEAEKSLSKSEHLKKHLQRSTGKRTHCCSDCGKRFTSSSAIKIHQRIHTGEKSFSCTQCGMIFTRSTSLISHQRTHTGEKPYSCDQCGKSFTTSSYLIVHQRTHTGEKPYSCGQCGKSFGQSSYLTVHQRIHTGEKPYSCGHCGKSFTDSSNLTLHQRTHTGEKPYSCGHCGKSFGQSSDLTVHQRTHTGEKPYSCDQCGKSFTASSNLTLHQRTHTGEKPYSCGHCGKSFGQSSDLTVHQRTHTGEKPYSCDQCGKSFGRSGQLTVHKRTHT from the exons ATGAACTCACTAAGGTTCTCTCCTCCTGCTacagaagaggaggtctgctggacggagaaaggtCTTTGGTTGAACGTTgttgtgaaagaagaggaggaagaagaggatgtcGCAGTaaaacaagtagagggtgagactgttacagtgaaagaagaagagaaagacgtttcagtgaaagaagaggaggacgcgttcagagtgaaagaggaggatggggagatgactGTCACATGCAAAAAGGAGGAAACTAGATTTCTGGTCCCTGTTTctcaaaagcatcttaaggcatcCAATGGTTCTAATGATGAACTTAGCTGTAAGATGGTTTTGAGAAACCGGgccctgattaacacta gagagagacttgactatcgtggatcctctggggagcctcaacaacctcatgatgctgaagaggcagagaagagtctctccaaatcagaacacctcaagaaacacctgcagagatccacagggaagagaactcactgctgctctgactgtgggaagagattcacctcCTCATCAGCCATTAAAATTCATCAGAggatccacacaggagagaaatcttttagctgtactcaatgtgggatgATTTTTACTCGTTCAACcagcctgatatcacaccagagaacacacacaggagagaaaccttatagctgtgatcaatgtgggaagagttttactacatctagctatCTAATTgtgcaccagagaacacacacaggagagaaaccttatagctgtggtcaatgtgggaagagttttggtcaATCTAGCTATCTGACAgtgcaccagagaatacacacaggagaaaaacccTATAGCTGTGgtcactgtgggaagagttttactgaTTCTAGCAatctgactctacaccagagaactcacacaggagagaaaccttatagctgtggtcattgtgggaagagttttggtcaGTCTAGCGATCTGACTgtgcaccagagaacacacacaggagagaaaccttatagctgtgatcaatgtgggaagagttttactgcATCTAGCAatctgactctacaccagagaacgcacacaggagagaaaccttatagctgtggtcattgtgggaagagttttggtcaATCTAGTGATCTGACAgtgcaccagagaacacacacaggagagaaaccttatagctgtgatcaatgtgggaagagttttggtcgATCTGGGCAGCTGACTGtacacaagagaacacacacatga